The sequence AGCCCCCGTATGGTTTGGTCCAAGAGAGTTATAAATCTGtactatattaaagcatcagTTTTACTTTTAACATCATGTGTCACCCTTTTCGCTTAATGCAAAAAAAACAAAGTAAAATTGTGCACAAAATAGAGTTTGAGTTTTGGTTATTGGCTCCACATTTACATCCACCTAACAAAAACACATATTTTTATGCCTTATTAAAATAAAGACTATCTATATCTTTCTGCTTAATGCAAAAAAACAAAGTAAAATAGAGTTTGAGCTTTGGTTATTGGCTCCACGTTTACAACCACCTAATCAAAAACACACATTTTTATGTCTTATTAAAATAACGATTatctatataatatatataaatgGTGTCAGTGCCCGGGCAAGTAATTAGTCTTAGTCTAAAGTATCATCTATTTTGTGTCGTACAGGGAGAAAGAGAAAGAGCAAGTGATCTTGACCTCCAgctaatttttatttttttaatttttgtacacacgtatttgtcatactctcaaatgtattgtatatattttagttttgataaaccggttgtttaaagtattcaaaagGATAGATGACAGTTTAGAGAAACTCTCTATATAGAGGATCCAGCAGTGtcttctaaatttagaggaccattTAGAGAACACTGATGGAGGGAGTAGAGGACGATCTCATCCTCTAAATTATGGTACATGACCCTTTAGAGATCCTTTGTTGGAGCTAGTCTAACAGCCCTGTCTGGTCTGGTCCAAGAGAGCTATAAAtatctactatattaaagcatcagTTTTAGTTTCAACATCATGTGTCTCCCTTTCCGCTTAATGCAAAAAAAACAAAGTAAAATTGTGCACAAAATAGAGTTTGAGCTTTGGTTATTTGCTCCACGTTTACAACCTCCTAACAAAAAACATATATTTTTATGTATTATTAAAATAAAACCTACCGTATAATATATAGAAATTGTGGCAATGCACGGACAAGTAATTAGTCTTAGCCTAAACTATCATCTATTTTGTGTCGGACAGATGGAGAGAGAAAGAACAAGCGATCTTGACCTCCAGCTGGGATGCTAATGTTAGGGATATCACTGGATCGGAGAAGATGTCAAACAACTATTGAGGTGGCATGACAACTTGCTAAGTTTTTTTTAGAAAGAGGTGGGAGTACATGACATGCTGCATGTGTCAGGACAAGGCGTATACAGCTAACACGAGGAAGGCAAGCATCGAATCAATGTATGGTGCCGGTGGGGCCACGGCCACCAATAATATTTATGGGGAATGGATTAATATAGCAGGGTCAAGTAAAATTTGATGCACAAGACAATTAGTAGGATCATTTGGTATATTAGATGGTAATAAATGCAATGAGTAAGGGCCAAGGTATTTATTATGTAAAACAAAACTTTCGGTCGTACAAAATCAACGAAATATTCACATCCATCAATGGCTTGATGTGTGTACAGTACATAATGCTCTACTCAACTGCGAACAAGAATCTGCCCATCCATACAAAAAAAAATCAGGAAACACCAGCCTAGATAAAAAAAAACATGCACTCATTAGGTGCTCCTGGTTGTTTAATCATCAAGATTAAACGAGCTAACGATTTTTTTCTTTTATTACCGAAAAATACCAGTACATTAAAAAAGAAGCTGCCAGGGCGATTATATttatatgtatttatttattagTCCAAagacaacatcgccatcaacattaCAAGGCTAGTGGAGTTCCACACGGCACCAGCACGACTCTCTAATCATATCTAAATAAAAGTATCCTGTCCACCTCCAACACGACTATTCTAGTCTAGAGAgaagtttctctctctctcatttaagCAACCAATCTAGTTAGAGAGAGTTGTATCATCAGAATTTTACAATAATAAGATCATTAAAGCTGGCAAACCAAGCAGTCCACTGCTCAGCTCTTATACAACAACAAAAAAAACCTAGCAAATCATTTCGGTAAACAAAGGAGCTTTGTGACAAGTGCAAAGCAAGCAGAGGAGCTTTGTGGCAGGCACTGAAACTGAAAGAGGCCGGCCTGCAGAATGAGGGATGTGATACATCACACTCAACTGGAAACCTCAAAGGAGGATGCAAAACAGATCGACCATCTTCAAAAGCATCACAAAATTAAGATGAACAAATACTGCTTAAAACTCCTCTGAACAAATGGAGAATGACGGCAAAGCGTTGCCTTGGAGCTCAAGTAAAGAGAACAAAGAACCACAGATGCTAGAGGCCGGCATGCAGATGGTTAGTAAAGGACTAAAGGTGGTCCAAACTTTCAGGTCTAGTAAAGGTGGCTGCATACTCTCTGCTGAGTCATCATCTCAAGAATACACTTCTCACACAACTTTAAAGGCATAAAAAAAACTCCTCGGGAAGAGAAAGACCGTCATTCCAAAAGACCGTCATTCCAGTATTATATTAAAAAGGAGACCAAAACATGGTCTCGAGAAAATTTCCAAACCCTGGCCCCCATCACTAGTAAGATATCACCGCCCACTCTAAAACGGCCCAACCAGAGTTGCTACTCAGAAAACTTAAAAGAAaacttaaccattacgctagagaCCCTTTTACAAATAACCCTTTTACAAATAAGACTACAATTGCTACATCATCAGATTCATATACACATTGATCAAGTCACCGCGCATTCCTAGCCTCTTGGTACCTCACTCTGAGCAGAACTTTGATGTTGCCCTCAAATATGGGGAGCCACACTCATCACAGAACTTCGCCGGGCtgccttaaccattacgctagagaCCCTTTTACAAACATAAGACTACAATTGCTACATCATCAGATTCATATACACATTGATCAAGTCACCTCACATTCCTAGCCTCTTGGTACCACACTCTGAGCAGAACTTCGATGTCGCCCTCAAATATGGGGAGCCACACTCATCACAGAACTTCGCAGGGCTGGTTGGCTGAAACCAAAAAGATACCACCAAGGCAATGAATAAATAAGGTAAGCGTTAGCTATTGCCGATCATGGTACACACAAAAAACAAAGGAATTGACAAATGATGCACCGTGCAGCTGTTACCAATGCTAATGAAAAAGATTACTCACAATAATATGCATGCGTCCTCCAAGATGACCTTGCCCAACTTGCAAGCAAGATATATGTTGAGATAAATAAGCCTGTTGCTGGTGTTGGGGGTTATCTGATAGATGTGGAGTGCTCGTACATTGATGAATGGGTGGGAACTGAGCACAATGTTGAACTTGCTGCATGCTATCATCTTCTGCTTGATGGAAAAGGTGTAAAAAGGGTTGATTTTCTAGATGTTCGATAGGTCTCTTTGATGTTGACTGATGCTGATTTTGTATCTGGAACAGAGCAAGCTATGTATTAGTCAGTGGGTTGGATTGGATCGGTAGATAAACAAGATCAAGGCACCGACTACTGTCACTTGTATAAGAATTtaattgatgatgccaccacaagaATAAGCTAACAAGAACTGGAGAACCAGGAGGGCAGCAGGCAAAATCATTTGCAAATGCATGCAGCTACCGCGATGGAATGCGAAAACATATATTTACCTCGTTTGGTGAGCGAAATCCTGAAGAACAAACCAATGAAGAGTTCTCATCCTCTGCCAAAGCCTAAACAAATCATAGCGGGTTGGTAATATTATATTATAAGTAACTATATTACCTATTTTGACTGCATTAAGCTCAGTAGGACAGTAGGCAACTTACACTTGTATCAGGGATGTCAAATGCTGCCTGTGGGGAACGCCTGATCTTATGCCGGGGTGAATAGAATTTGTAATCTCTTGAACAAATAGCAACTTCACTTCGACCAGTCAACCTTTTGAACCTTCACAATTTTTGTTACAATATAAAAATGGGAAACAAAGTCAGTATGACATATCAGAGGATTTATGCAATCAAATGAACAAGCAATGGTACAAAAATAAACAGAAGTTTTTCTAGGAAGTTGTAATCGATTACAAAAAACTTTCGTTTTATTGACAAACTTTTCTGGattctttttgtaaattcatCCTAAACTGATAGTGTTCAAATATTACGGGTGCAGATGCCATGCCAATCTATTTTCAATGAATGACCTTTAACAAAGAAATCGATTTTGTAGTTTAGCATAGTTTTTTTTTTCTGAAGGGGAAGCTACGGAGGGGAGAGATTCCGTGCCTGGATTATATTAAGATCCAAAAGAGAGACTTCAGTTACAGAGCGGCAGAACCGGTAGGGATCCAGGGCCAACTGGATACACAGGAACAGAGATACATGTGCCATTGGCGCAGACCAGGAACCATGGATGCTTAAACAAAGCGCCCTTCCCATGTAGCTAAGTCATCACAGGAATGGGAGATTACATTCCCACAGCATCCTGTGATGAGCTGGCTACAATTGTATCATCAACATATGCTAGTAGGAAAATAGTTATATCTCCTTTTCTGTAAAAGAACAGAGATTATCTGCTTTTGACACCTGAAACCCCGGGAATCGCAGCTTCTCACACAACTGATAATATCAGGCTCTTGGTGCCTATTTGAAGCCATAGATGGTAGTGCCAGCGCGCGGGTGGGGAGTTGCAGCTCAGGTGCGAACAGGGCGCAAGGGAGGGCGGATAGTGGATTCCTCCCACTCCAGATTAGCATAGTTAAGCCCCTTCTCTTTGGAGGCAGATACCTTAATGCGATATAGAATTATCCACATTTTGCCTTAGACATTTCTATTCTGCATAATTTTGTTCCATCCAAGGAAACAATTGGTCTGTCACTATTACaaaaggaatattaacaacacagCATGTGGTATAAGAATGTGCAATTTTGAGAACAATATGTGAACAACTAGAAGATTATGTTTGTTTGAACCACCCCCACTAGGCCACTATCACAAGCTAAGCTAACAAAAATACAATCATAGCATAAATGGTTAATACAAGAATTTTCAGATACTAGCCCCGCACACCAAGCCAACCTTGCTACAAACAAATGAAGTTTTTTTTCCACACCAGTAGCAACCAAATTTCATTACAGTTGTAATGAAATTACAACGTTCAGTGCAACAAGCAAAGGAAGCTAAGCAACATTGTGTAAATTAGATGTCTTACCATTCCGCATCTTCCATTCTCATATTTTCTGGCCTCTCTACAATCGCCAATCCGTTAATAACAACAAAACGAACTCGTTTTTCTTCTTGTACCACAAGTTCAGGAAACTTTGTCCTGGTTGCATGAGAAGTCGCTAACTCCCTCCTCTTGAAGCTGCAGTGGCCTATGCACCGAATCAAATTTATAAGTCATAACATCAGAAAATCATGTATGGAGTAAATATTTATGATGAGCCATCATACCTCTCTTTGGGAACCTCTGGATCAGTTTCCTGTACAAGCCACCTGAAGCTTCAAGAGCTAGACCTATAGTTTTCTCACGGAACCCAATCAGTGCCGCAAGACGCACATTGACATCACTTATCAAGGTTTCGTACAGGTTTGCTATATACATCAATGGCAAAGCAACCCTTGGGTCACCCTCGTATCGAACCTCCTGCTGCTTTCTCTTGCTTGATTTGCCATCCACCTGGCTGCAGTCAGAGCTAGAGCATTCCACCAACTCAGTAACATGCTCACAGATAAAGCTTTCAACAACGAGGTCCAAGAATCTAGACCTTGCCGTTTCGATAGGGATAACATCTGCAATGAGGGGGCACATAACTGTTACAGCACAATAGTGGGAAGGAGGATGAAAAAGATCGCAGCAAAACATGAGCCAACTTCGCATGGATGTACCTTGAGGAGTCAGGATATCAAAAGGACTAGAGGTTCTACTGCTGTTATCAAGAGCTGATTGTCCATCGTCGACACTGACATCATGGAGGCTTAACGAGCTAGTATATGATCCATTCATGTAGTCCTAGCAACTAGCAAGACGAAGGAACGGTTACATACTCAAACAGTGACATGTCGTTGGTGCAGTACAGGATATACAAGCTATCTGCGGGTACATAGAAGGGGAACAAATTCCATTTCAAGAAAACAGCCGACGGTTTTACTACATACATAATTTATTAAAGAACATGAGTGTACAGCCGGTGTACACCACCCGGTAACTTTTGCTAAGAACCCATACACTTGTGCATGTGATTAGATCAGATCCGAATACATACAGATAGGCAAATAGGTTGAATTAGGGCTGGGGTGCCCAGTTTCGcacaggaggaggaggagagagggggggggggggggggggggggggggggcacacCGCATTACCTGGTGTGGTGGGTGCTCGCCAGCAAAGCGTCCTGAACAGCTCGGAGTAGGGCGGCCGGCGGCGACGGTCGCCAAGGGCAGCTGGGAGCCTGGGAGTGGAGCGGCGGCGTACAGCTCCCGCGAGTCGGGCCAAGGCGAGGCCGAGTACAAAGAGCGCTTCTTCCATGGCTATTGGGCCCAttcctctttttcttttcttttcttttgcttctaactaattttattattttctttcctttctttttttttcaCTAACTTTCGGCATGTGAGTCTTTTTTAAATTTATGTTGTAACTAATTTTATTATATTTATCCACACACATGAATATGTCATGAGAATTTTTCTTCCAAATCTGTAACATTTTTTTCCTTTTCATGTCTGAAATTATCGTGAGCATCTCTAAAAGACTCTATATTTTTTCTCTCTATTTGATTTTTTATTTATCTTTTCATAAATATTACACTTTATATATAATATTTTACTCTAACagactatttatttattttggctAGTTAGGTAGCTAGTCAAGTTTGGCTAGTAAGAGAGAGTCAATTTAAAGAGTTGGATACCTTAGCGAGTCAGATAGCTAGTCTATTGAATGGTTATTTTACTGTTGATTAGCCAAAATTTAGCTTGATAAATcatttagctagtctcttggagatgctcttggaAGGGTGAATAGACAACAATCTAAAAATAATAAGTGCAGCTCCAAGAGcggtgtgtttggttgaggacCGGAGGGGAATGAAACTACTCCATTCTTATTTTTTGATGTTTGGTTACCATGGAGGAGAGCGGAGCGGCTCCTGGATCCTATAAATAGCAAATATTTGGGATGCTCTCGCTCCACCAAAACGACCGGATGCGAGCGCTCTCGCGGACACGAGCGCTCTCATCCCTCTCCTCCACTCAACAATCATATGGCTCTCCAACCAAACAATAAACGGAGCGGCCCCGCTCTATtgtactcttcaaccaaacaaaaaatagagCGATTCCTTTCTGCTTGCCAAACACATAATGAAATGGCTCAATTCTTAGAAACTGGAATTGAGccgctgaaaggatcacgatgcccaagaggggggtgaattgggcttttctaaaaaatcaacactaattaaaacctaagcaagagctaaacaagagtccaacttcaccccaacaactagcactaagaataatatactagaaatgcaacaaagctaagataatacttcaaatacttgctaaacaaatacacaatgtaaagtgcttgaattaagtgcggaatgtaaagcaaagtttagaagactcctccaatttttcccgaggtatcgaagagtcggcactctccactagtcctcgttggagcacccgcgcaagggtatcgctcccccttggtcctcgcaagaaccaagtgctcactacgagatggtcctttgccactccggcgcggtggatccctcgagaccgcttacaaacttgagtcgggtcaccaacaagatcttcacggtgatcaccgagctcccaacgccaccaagccgtctaggtgatgccgatcaccaagagtaacaagccgtagactttcgcttgaccaagagaagcctaatgcaagtgttgtgtgctctaggtggctctcactagcgctaatgaggaacaaacgcggattatgattctctaatctcctcactaggcttttggtgcttgcaatgctctagcaatgtgctggaataaatgtggagtgcaagacattgaatatggtgggtggagggggtataaatagccctcacccaccaactagccgttacaggcatttcactgcgcaatggcgcaccggtgcgccaacggtcgtttccaacggctagttctgacagggagccgttggactcatggcgcaccggacagtgaacagtccactgaccggtgcacaccggacagtccggtgcggtgtccggtgtgccactaaaaatcaactctgaaagctgcgctctcgggtttctgcgtagGGGAAAgcctctgccgtggaccagcctggccccacctggcagagggtgcaccggacagtccggtgcacaccggacagtccggtgccccaaagccagaaacactaactcttgtttttcagctgattttcaaatcggttttcgctctaacttgtgtgtgagttctagagtgacacctagcactgtatatgagtgtgattgtgcaccaacactacattagaactctcttggtcaaactactcatcgacaacccctctttatagtacggctaaaagagagtaaaagacctaactaaatcgcgagtgtccacatctccttgacactcggactccgtagacctccaccttttgtttcgttgttttagccgtcgctttgagttcttatctccgggattgttttcaccgttgtagtacttatacctgtcatgcgacctaacttaccatttgtctctgcaaaacacacgttagtcacatataatattacgttgtcattaatcactaaaaccaaccaggggcctagatgctttcaatctccccctttttggtgattgatggcaaccctacaagttttgtgagagtagtttgttttgaagtttctgtcaatagaaagaatggttagttatactcagtaatctttgacagaaagaacatgtaccataataataagagtgagcgcatacacatcataagattcttgttcatataaaagtgaagttaaatcaatgaaacaagagctagaagactggtgataaaatataaggtgaaaacataatacacacagtcaatcataagcaacgagagtatatgacgagtttgtgagccaaaaaacatcaagctagtacagagagtagcaagcacatatattacatcaaaatgactctctactaactctctaactccccctagctctcacaactcatatctctccccctttggcgtcaaacaccaaaagggacctgaacctaaacatctgaagcaggaggaggcggcgggggcgcatccggtcgtggtcgaggcagcagagcgaacgtcggcggagggtcagagtcagtctcggatccaggatctgcggtagaagctggagctggtactgactcggactgaggtcgcgttgcaggagctaccggaacagaagcggtcacagatactgccacagcggtagtggtaacagcagatgctggtggcactggcggctgcggacagacagagctgagaaccggagaggtgaacgccaaagtgaccggccggagcggagaggtaccaacagggggtcctgacaaaatcgatggcaccactggagcgtgaagcggaggaggtggagcagactgaaccggaggtactgagataccagaatgctgaagcataagagccatgaatgccctagtctcagcccgatcctgaagtagctgctgctgaagggcatcctgcctgtcctgcatgttctgaaacatcgagagcatcctctcggataaccgggcctgctcggccgccaggttggccagaatcgaagcaagagcagggtccatagcctgaggaggaggggcagcactagaactcccagcctcatgatcatgagagcgtggaggcataggaggcggaggcggaggaggaaccccaaaatcatcatcatcatcatcatcatcatagctgctgtaccctgagtgtcaaactgtcgaagagctgcatcctcggcctgagaatcaaacacaggagcataagctggcacaggaatctcaggcgcaggacggtaggatccaaaaacgaggcgtgaggcctcaagggtgctctgaaatcgagggggctgaatcagctgcgcaaagatgtggcacaagtagtgagcataaggcaactgccgacgagcacgaatcccatccagaacggtgtcctcgatctcacaaatcaggaagtccacaacgtcaaactcagagtgggagaccagggcaccaaggagccaaagctgaatatgagtggtagcctccctgtatcccatcctcggcagaagagtccgtctgatgagctcgtataagtacttggctgctgtagtaaagtctgccggtgaacgttgatagtcgcctagagggggggtgaatagggcgaaactgaaatttacaaatataaacacaactacaagccgggttagcgttagaaatataaccgagtccgcgagagagggcgcaaaacaaatcgcgagcaaataatgaagtgtgacacacggatttgttttaccgaggttcggttctctcaaacctactccccgttgaggaggccacaaaggccgggtctctttcaacccttccctctctcaaacggtccctcggaccgagtgagcttctcttctcaaatcaaagccgggaacaaaacttccccgcaagggccaccacacaattggtgcctcttgccttgattacaatggagttttgatcacaagaataagtgagaaagaaaagaagcaatccaagcgcaagagctcaaatgaacacggcaaatcactctcactagtcactagggctttgtgtggaattggagaggatttgatctctttagtgtgtctagaattgaatgctagagctcttgtagtagttgagaagtggaaaacttggatgcaatgaatggtggggtggttggggtatttatagccccaaccaccaaaagtggccgttggaaggctgtctgttcgatggcgcaccggacagtccggtgcacaccggacagtccggtgccccctgccacgtcatcactgccgttggattctgaccgttggagcttctgacttgtgggcccgcctgggtgtccggtgcacaccggacaggtactgttccttgtccggtgtgccagtatgggcacgcctgccatctgcgcgcgcagagcgcgcatttattgcgcggcagagagccgttggcgcggagataaccgttgctccggagtcgcaccggacagtccggtgcacaccggacagtccggtgcacaccggacagtccagtgaattatagtggacgagccgttggcttttcccgaagctggcgagttcctgaggacgatcacccatggcgcaccggacactgtccggtgtacaccggacagtccggtgaattatagccgagtcgccctggaaattcccgaaggtggcgagtttgagtctgagtcccctggtgcaccggacaggtactgttcactatccggtggcacaccggacagtccggtgcgccagaccaggggtgccttcggttgcccctttgctcctttgttgaatccaaaacttggtctttttattggctgagtgtgaaccttttacacctgtgtagactatacacttgggcaaacttagttagtccaaatgttcgtgttgggcaattcaaccaccaaaattaattagggactaggtgtaagcctaattccctttcaatctccccctttttggtgattgatgccaacacaaaccgaagcaaatatagaagtgcataattgaactagtttgcataatgtaagtgtaaaggttgcttagaattgagccaatataactacttacaagatatgcatggaatgtttctttcttagatAGCATTTTGGAcctcgcttgcaccacatgttttgtttttgcaaattctttttgagatttgaaattttctccccctgtttcaaatgcttttcctttgactaaacaaaactccccctaaatgagatactcctcttagtgttcaagagggttttgatgattcaaattgaaatactattttctcccccttttgaactcaaaaagataccaattgaaaaatactcttggaaaacactattttcttgaaattggtggtggtgcggtccttttgctttgggctcatactctctccccctttggcatgaatcgccaaaaacggaatcattagagcccttgaatccctttctcctcctttggtcataaatgaatgagttaagattataccaaagacgaagtccggtccttttgcttggggcttttactctctcccccaaagacaaggtccttttcttggagcgctgGCGAAGGataagtagtagagtggagtggaagccttgtcttcgccgaagactccaatttcctttcaatacacctatgacttggtttgaaatagacttgtaaaacacattagtcatagcatatgaaagagacatgatcaaaggtacatttatgagctatgtgtgcaagctagcaaaagaaatttctagaatcaagaatattgagctcatgcctaagtctggtaaaagattgttcatcaagtggcttggtaaagatatcggctaattgatctttagtattaatgtaagaaatctcgatatcccccttttgttggtgatccctaagaaaatgataccgaatggctatgtgcttagtgcggctatgctcgacgggattgtcggccattttgattgcactctcattatcacatagcaaagggactttggttaatttgtaaccatagtcccgcagggtttgcctcatccaaagcaattgcgcgcaacaatgacctgcggcaatgtactcggcttcggcggtggaaagagcgaccgaattttgcttctttgaagcccaagataccaaggatcttcccaagaactggcaagtccccgatgtgctcttcctattaattttgcaccccgcccaatcggcatccgaataaccaattaaatcgaaagtggatccccgagggtaccaaagcccaaacttaggagtataagccaaatatctcaagattcgttttacggccgtaaggtgggattccttagggtcggattggaatcttgcacacatgcatacggaaagcataatgtccggtcgagatgcacataaataaagcaatgaaccaatcatcgaccggtataccttttgatccacggacttacctcccgtgtcgaggtcgagatgcccatttgttcctatgggagtcttgatgggcttggcatccttcattccaaacttgcttaggatgtcttgagtgtacttcgtttggctaatgaaggtgccttcttggagttgctttacttggaatcctaagaaatacttcaactcccccatcatagacatctcgaatttctgtgtcataatcctactaaattcttcacatgtagattcgttagtagac is a genomic window of Zea mays cultivar B73 chromosome 5, Zm-B73-REFERENCE-NAM-5.0, whole genome shotgun sequence containing:
- the LOC100502164 gene encoding uncharacterized protein LOC100502164, yielding MNGSYTSSLSLHDVSVDDGQSALDNSSRTSSPFDILTPQDVIPIETARSRFLDLVVESFICEHVTELVECSSSDCSQVDGKSSKRKQQEVRYEGDPRVALPLMYIANLYETLISDVNVRLAALIGFREKTIGLALEASGGLYRKLIQRFPKRGHCSFKRRELATSHATRTKFPELVVQEEKRVRFVVINGLAIVERPENMRMEDAEWFKRLTGRSEVAICSRDYKFYSPRHKIRRSPQAAFDIPDTSALAEDENSSLVCSSGFRSPNEIQNQHQSTSKRPIEHLENQPFLHLFHQAEDDSMQQVQHCAQFPPIHQCTSTPHLSDNPQHQQQAYLSQHISCLQVGQGHLGGRMHIIPTSPAKFCDECGSPYLRATSKFCSECGTKRLGM
- the LOC100502164 gene encoding uncharacterized protein isoform X1, encoding MNGSYTSSLSLHDVSVDDGQSALDNSSRTSSPFDILTPQDVIPIETASSDCSQVDGKSSKRKQQEVRYEGDPRVALPLMYIANLYETLISDVNVRLAALIGFREKTIGLALEASGGLYRKLIQRFPKRGHCSFKRRELATSHATRTKFPELVVQEEKRVRFVVINGLAIVERPENMRMEDAEWFKRLTGRSEVAICSRDYKFYSPRHKIRRSPQAAFDIPDTSALAEDENSSLVCSSGFRSPNEIQNQHQSTSKRPIEHLENQPFLHLFHQAEDDSMQQVQHCAQFPPIHQCTSTPHLSDNPQHQQQAYLSQHISCLQVGQGHLGGRMHIIPTSPAKFCDECGSPYLRATSKFCSECGTKRLGM